The following is a genomic window from Bubalus bubalis isolate 160015118507 breed Murrah chromosome 6, NDDB_SH_1, whole genome shotgun sequence.
TAAAGACCTCTTCACACCTAAACTATTCCTGTCTCTCAGTGTCTCTGGTTTTAAGTCTAGAATGCTGTTTCTCCAGTTTACTCGGCCACTTTTGTGTCTTCTCTTTTATTCACTATCTAGAGAACTTTCTACCCTGAATATACTGTGAAAGTTGATTAATAAAAGCCAGGCAAAATGTATAAATTCTAAGTTAGATTGCAGCTACATTGAATTGAGTACTTTAGAAACGAAATCTGATTAGTTTGTGGCTATTCAATAGTACCGTTTTCCTACCTCTCAGGTATGCAGAAGAGAATTTTGCTAAAAACAGGCCAGTCTCCTTTAGTGTACTTTCATACTCAGTACTACACATTCTAGATATTATAGCAGGTCATTAGTGTTAAGTTtaaaagtaggggaaaaaaaggcgGGGGGGCAGTTTCTTGAGGTAAACCAGATCAACTTCATGGTAAAAAGTGTTCATAAAATTATGTCTTCTACCTCCATCACTATCAGGGAGAAAACTTGAAGATCTTCCAATATGTTGGGTATTCATTTTCCCTTTGCAGTGCATTAGATAATAAGCACTAAAAGTTACCTTATTTCAATAGCTATCTGGTTATATGTCATTTTTTCTGTGCATCCTGACTGTCTTCTGCATGGAAGTAAATAGATTCTTGGAGCTTCATGTGAGAGAAGAGAACTGGAGTATCTACATTCTCTGACTCCTCAGTTGGGGGGTTCATGGAAGGAGAGTGGGGATGGGAGGGTGGTACAGACCTTGATTTCTCCCTGGCAGAAGCTTCAGAGGTCTGAttcaagtttcatttttatttttttggccatgcaatgcagcttgtgggatcatagtcccccgaccagggattgaacctgtgtcacgACAATGAatgtgctgagtcttaaccactggacttgaGGGAATTacccaaatttcattttttaaatgtttaagtgtttttaaaaattgagataagcCAAAAGACGTAACAGTGAAAGGGTATTTCCCATGAAAtcagagaaaatacttgcaagtcATGTCTGATAATggattaatattcagaatatacagAGGTCTCCTAtcaaaaatctaattaaaaaatgggcaaaagacttgaatagacatttcttcaaagatgacagacaaatggccaataagcatgtgaaaagatgctctatcactaatcattagggaaatgcaactGAAAACGGCCTCACACCCAGTAGGAGATccactatcaaaaaaaaaataataaataatagggacttccctggtggtttagtggttgagactgtgctcccaatgcagggggtacaggtttgatccctgatgcaggaactaagatcacacatgctacgcagtgtggccaaaaaacaaaaacaagtaggttgtggagaaattggaactcttgtgcactgttgaagggaatacaaaatggtgcagccgttgtggaaaacagtatggtggttcctcaaaaaatgaaaaacagaattactgtttaatccagcaatcccacttagCTCTAAGTGGGATCAAActaattctgtttttcattttttgaggaaccaccatactgttttccacaacggctgcaccattttgtattcccttcaacagtgcacaagagttccaatttctccacaacctacttgtttttgttttttggccacactgcagagtacatcatgagaaacgctgggctggaagaagcgcaagctggaatcaagattgcggggagaaatagcaataacctcagatatgcagatgacaccacccttatggcagaaagtgaagaggaactaaaaagcctcttgatgaaagtgaaagtggagagtgaaaaagttggcttaaagctcaacattcagaaaatgaagatcatggcatccggtcccatcacttcatgggaaatagatggggaaacagtggaaactgtcagactttatttttgggggctccaaagtcactgccgatggtgactgcagccatgaaattaaaagacactccttggaaggaaagttatgaccaacctagatagcatattcaaaagcagagacattactttgccaacaaaggcccgtctagtcaaggctatggtttttcctgtggtcatgtatggatgtgagagttggattgtgaagaaggctgagcgccgaagaattgatgcttttgaactgtggtgttggagaagactcatgagagtcccttggactgtaagagccaaccaatccattctgaaggagatcagccctgggatttctttggaaagaatgatgctaaagctgaaactccagtactttggccacctcatgtgaagagttgactcattggaaaagactctgatactgggagggattgggggcaggaggagaaggggacgacagaggatgagatggctggatggcatcactgactcaaaggacgtgagtctgagtgaactctgggagttggtgatggacagggaggcctggcgtgctgtgattcatggggtcgcaaagagtcggacacgactgagcaactgaactgaactgaactgaactgatgctcaaaATAATCGAaatcagggtcacaaagagatattGTACattgatgttcactgcagcatcacAAGGGCCAAAAGGTGAAAGAAACTGGAGTCCAACAGATAAATAAGCTGTGGTAATCAATACAGTGGAATaatttcagcctttaaaaaggaaggacattTTGATACATGTTATAACATGGTTGatccttgaggatattatgctaagtgaaataggccagtcacagaaagacaaatactgtatgattccactcaaGGTACCTGGAGTAGACAAATTCATAGAGATGAGTATCTTTGGTGGTTGCCCTGGGCAAAGAGGAAATAATGAATTTTACAAGGtgcacagagtttcagttttgcaggatGAAAAGATTTATGGAGATGGGTGGTGGTCATACTTGCACAACAATATAAATGTCCTTAATGACAATTCTactcttaaaaatggttaagatgataaattttgtgTCAGgtgtattttagtttaaaaaaaattgtgaaaagcAACACGCACACTCAAGTGTACTACATAATATGCCAAATTTTAACATACTTTGAAATTTGCTGCCAATAACTTATGTACACCTCTCATTCCTCCTAATGTGTAAAATTCATtacttcttctttggagaattttcTGAACCTGCAAGGCCAGTACTTAAGGACAAAATCAAAGCAAAACTTAGTATTTCCAATTACCACAAAGCGTGCACTCCCCAACCCTTCCCCATTACCCAATTCTACAGGAGTACTGTTGTCATTAATCATgccccattaaaaaaattatgctcAGAACAGATTTATGGGTTTTATTGCAAATATTAAGTATTCGAGAACTTAGAGAAAATAAACGGATAAGAAAATACGCTTCGTACCCGTTTAATATATTTGGCTTCGAAGTAAGATTTCACTTGCAGAGTTCAGCTTATGAGGATAAAGAAATGCAGGCCTAAAGCAGGCCGACGGAGGCCGGCCCCGCCCCCTTGACGGGCCAATCAGCCGCGCGTCCGGGAAGGACGTACAGCCGCCGGCCGAGCGAATCGATGAGGACGCGCGCCAGGCAGGCCCCCAGCTGAAGTGCCCGGCGGCTTGCGGGGCGGCTGGCCATCTTCGCTAGCTGCCAAGTCTGTTATCTGTCTTCCCGGAGAGGCAGGCGGGCGACCCGAGACGTGAGTCCGCGAGGTCGGTTGCGTTTGTGCAGCGGGCGGGTTCCGCAGGCGGCGGCGCAGGCGAGGCCAGGGGCGCTGTCGGGGCCTGCGGGGGACTTCGGAGCGCGGCGTCGACCGGGGTGGGCGAGCGACCTGCCCCCTTATCTTACCGGCCAGTTGGCGGCCTTAACTCTGGTTGCCGCGCTGTTGCTCTCACTTTAGGCGCTTCGAAGGGCGTCCTCGGGAAAAGGGGCAAGACGCGCAAAACGAGACGCGAGCAAACGTTGACTTTTGTTGGCTTCAGTTATctctgaaaactttaaaaacaatctGAACGAATACCGTCAGCAGAATGGCTCGGATTTGGTTGTAGTTAAGTTTTCGAAAACTCCAAATTAATTTGAATGTTAAATTTAGAGATGAATATTTATGACTGGGTGGTGAaaaacaatgacatttttcactgtGATGGTGGTTATGAAGGTGTGGTCCCCAGACTAGCTTTATCATCATTACTATCATCGTCGTCCTCATCTAAGAACTGTTAGAAATGctctcaagtttgagaaccacagtTCCAGGAAACTACACAAACGGACGCGAACTAAATTGCAACCCCCTGATTCCTATGCCCTTCAGTTGACTCTAATATCCACGTTAATTTTCTTACTCATTTCACGTGTAAACTCGTTGAAATCAGATGCTCCTCTTTTATGCCGATTTCCACTCAGTGGCTGGCAATCTCTTTGGAGATCTCTTTGTTGATAGCTGCCCAGTCTAGTATCTCCTGTTACAGCCCACTCTGCATTTCCCACTTTGTAGAGATGGGATCCCGCAGTTCCTCTCCGCCTTCTCAGAATAGCCCCTCAGGACCTTTGGCATCCTGCTCTGGAGAGGCAGTTTTTAGGTAGAGCCAGTATGggttggagggcttccctgatagctcagttggtaaagaatccgcctgcaatgcaggaaaccccgatttgattcctaggtcaggaggaacctctggagaaggggtaggctacccactccagtattattcttggatttcccttgtggttcagctggtaaagaatccgcctgcaatgcgagagacctgggtttgattcctgggttgggaagattccctggagaaaggaaaggctacgcactccagtattctggcctggagaattccatggactgtttagtctgGGTTGGGCTACATAATAGCtgagtggccttgggcaagttacttgtttttctaatctgtaaaatgaagataacaatAGTACTACTTATAAGAGttcttgtgagaattaaatgaatgaatgtaacaGGTTTTGGCACATAATCAAATACTTGTACTATTATTTAACAACTTTGACATTATAAGCGTCAAACTTGCTACTATTATTTAACAACTTTGACGTTATAAGCGTCAAAATACTGACAGAtgaaaaaattgattaaaaaaaataaaaactaggggagagagactgctgctgctgctaagtcacttcagtcatgtcccactccatgtgaccccatagtcggcagcccaccaggctcctccgtccctgggtttctccaggcaagaatactggagagggttgccatttccatctcccatgcatgcatgcatgctaagtcacttcagtcgtgtctgactctgtgcgaccctatggacagcagcccaccaggctcctccatccacaggattttccaggcaagaatactggagtgggttatgttCACCTTAGCGAGTTACTAAAAAGCAAGCACCTATGTAATTACTGTCTGGGTTAAGGAGTAGAACATTGCCAGTGTCCTAGATGCCCTCCAGCACCTTTTCCCTTGTCTCATTCCTGTTCGCAGAAGGAAGGGTCTCAATATTTACCAAGTGTAGTGCTTGCTATAGTACTCTGACAAAGTTTCTTTTATGCTTGGTTTGCTAAATGTTTTTTAATCATGGATGAGTTTTCATTCTTTGATACTGGTTTTGGgtgccttctctttttctttgttaatctTATTATATATAAGGTTATCAGTTTTATTCATCATTTCAAAGAACCAAGTTTTGGTTTTATCATCTTCCCTATtacatgttttcttatttctttttattctttatttttgcatTGAATTCTTTCCGTGGTTCTTTCTCAGGCCTCAGCTACTTTCGTCTTATGCGTGCATTGGTCAGCACTGTGCTGAATACTCAAAGGGGTCTGTTTTGATACCAGTTCTCTCAGACTGGGTGTCCGCCAGTTTAGTTCTGACACTGCCTATCCAGAGTTAGTGTACACCCCGCAAGATAAGGTTACAAGACTTTCCCCACATAAGATGCAGGTCTTAGAGGCCACCTGTACTTTTGACCAACTAACTATAGATTGAGTGGTTCCCACAACCCCATCAGATTGGATGATTCACTAAAATGACTGAAAGCACTACAGTTAATGGTTATATTATAAAGAATATAGACAAAGATCAGCCAAATGAAGAGACAGGGCAGTCTGCGGGGGAGAGTGCAGCGCTTCTGTGTCCTCATGGAGGCCAGGGTCTCATCAGCTCAGCACAGCAGCGTGTCACCAGCCAGGATGCTCCTCTGAGTTGCAGTGTccagagttgttttttttcccttaatatatatattttattgaagtgtagctgacttacagtgtttcaggtgcacacaaggtgattcagttacacatatacacatatgttacttttcagattattttccattatagattattacgaGATATTGTctataggtccctgtgctatacagtaaacccttgttgcatatctattttttaaaattagaaatctagcattctattcatactaagtcaaatgagtggaatcaaaatgtcaaaaaattTTTAGGCAAAAttaataagttttctaaaatatatatattatgcatactaTTTAGTATagtataatacacatatattatgctatactatgctgctgctaagtcgcttcagttgtgtccgactctgtgcgaccccatagacggcagcccaccaggctccgccgtccctgggattctccaggcaagaacactggagtgggtcgctatttccttctccaaatatataaatataaatacaaaagcttttctgtgCTTGATAAAGGCTTCAGAAAGAACGTCaaaaaaaagtggagaaattggaaaacataatctaaatgaaatgggagcactgaatatgaaatagagaaagtaaaacttgataaaagtaaaagatcatcatatggtccagttgtttttaaaataaacatggcTGCTAGTTAAAAACATCTAgagctctggaggaaaaaaaaaagcaatacctgagcatttgtatttttcaaaaaatttcaagataattctgctatgcatcaggattttaaaaagcaattaaaggtttttctattaaatggtagttttggtgatacagaattctattatttttctgttgaccaatcatgatacagtgGTATTGAGTactagttacataatcacaatagtaaaagatgtttatcagttttcacaatcaatagccagaccaaaaaaaaagataattacaattgcaagccataatgggaacatgtgctgtgcttagtcattcagttgtatccaactcttggtgaccccatggagcctgccaagctcctctgtccaggtaagaatactggagtgggttgctgccggggaccagccccggctgatccagggtattcgaaggagagacggctaggcgagggtcagggaataactgcttaattacactttaattaaggatacaaagagtaatagaataaggatagctcagtgaggaaattcagtggagaaaagcggctgaaataaggatagctcagtaagaaaattcagtggagaaaagaagctgagtggcttggtttacgcggaaaatcaatataacccgtgacaccaggttagctctgaccacggaggccgcaggcgccctctcgaatagcggaaggtgccccaccttagacaccttctcgagtgggtcttagaagcccaggcaaataaatggtcgcagaggacatccacgctccagatggacgctcagccagaagttaaagggaagaatgacatggggagaccaagtttcagtgaacaaggcccgcactttattttccaaagtagtttttataccttaagttatgcatagaggataatgggggaaggggtagagtcatgcagcaagccaggcttttttcctgtaaacttatcatatgcaaaagttcaggtgatagacatcatcttctggcccggaggcctgttaacattttaagaaacttatctttctctaaaggtgattattccaaagtcaggcgccagccttccaaaaagcattgaacaaagctgcattttacatttctatacacccattatatcaatcaatacactgccaaggacacagtaggagtatggagacttagcagcaaacactggcccaacaagtgaaaaacccttcaccaatacattttctaatcaatcttttaactactcaaaggaatctgtgtttaggcagtttagaacatctcctgcctctcacagttgggaggctctgaacaatcacatgtggccggaaaaacccattcaggcaggctagaggatttccaaaggagtttgtaggttaaacactgtcacacccaggaattattaactggagctgtgagctaactcttttttcagagagaggtagtgggggacagccccccgtaaagtcagaggtgtaggtgaaagcacaaagcagaaagtaggcagactctggttttgggggtagatgctcgagaatttccagggggactcctgaggctcgatcccgcctttgcgtatgccgagcctccttcctcatgacctttgtcatgggcggagtgcctcacgctggctcccggaagtgatagaattccagttgagctattccagatcctcactcaatatgcaatgtgccggctcccagcatctcccccttttttatttcttaaaacagccagatgcagctcagtcgcgagcttctgaatgttctgccgaagaatcctgacaatacaaggaagaatgaatatgagaagcaaaactaaagcaccagcagcgatgtatccaaggatattagacagaatgttttttcctgaaatgaagtcagagaaagtgtgaaaaaagtcattagctgccccagcggcagtaaaatccagtcgagagtgttccagggtctgtatttgattatgaagtttccctaagtccaggccaatgtcagagctgttccaaacacctgagatatgattttttattttttcccattcataatctgtctcatttacctttaaagatgtcacgcatatccaccggtaatcagcgtggcaagacagagccattttcacttttaacgcctgtaactcagtcccaatatgcattattgcctcttctaaggcatcTACTCTCATCTCCAATTTTCTGTCTATaacttcctgtgttgctagagttaaagagacatttttagacatggtatcaacatattgggcagtatgcacttgttgactcaatgatattgctgccgcagtaacagaagtaattgctgcTATCAAAGccgatattcctaaaataagtaagcccacaaatcgcCGTTGTCGCATTAAATCTCGTAGTTGTTGTAACACGGCAAGGCCGTAATTGTCATACCAGTGGCTAGTCACTGTCACAGGTATCATGAGATAGGGTGGGCGTTGTAACACCACAaaagagcaaacattatattgaggggtcaaacaagatgaaagcatacattgttcacaagttacTATATTAGGTCCACCTGAATAATTCATGCGTACATTAAGCTTCTTGGAGtcattagtaaaaagaaaaacataaggggagggtagacaagctaaaacagaataagtagaattgctATCTGGGCGGTACAAGGAGACaggagcagtagcagcaagggctCTCCAAATATCAGGTTGCCAATAGGTCTGTTTCTTCGTTGTATAAGACAGCATGGGAGGAACAAATTGATTACGATGCCTTCTAGTGGCATGTGTTGGCCAAGGAAGAGGAATCCTATCCCAATTCTCGAATCTGCCCTCAAATGTATCATTGGCCAATGGATCCTCACCTGGATTCGGGTTGCTCCAGTCCTGAATAGTATAATCTCCACCTCCTGGTATCCTATAATCAATCCTTGAATCATAAGTACAAGATGTCCAAGTCGGATACCCTGTACGACTGTCTATGGTGTTCCATACTTTCTCTGAAGGAGCAACCTTATAACAATTCGGATATTTTGGTGGAGATTTGGAATGCAGGGTTACATAGGGGTCAAGGATCCCGGGCATACGAGCCAATAATACCCAAGCTGATCGATGACGTAAAGACCAGGAatctgttataattatttttttagaggCCCCAACACATCCTTCTTTGGTGGGGGTAATAAAGCTTCTAAGGTCATTGGGGAAGTTAAAGCAAACAGGGAAATCACCTGTTAATCCCCTGAAGGTATAGTTGAAGTTAATAGGATATTTATCTCTAGTGTAAGAAGTATAGGATCCTCCCAAGAGCTGGGGTTGGTCTGTGTTGACCCGTATAGGCTCATTATCCCAAGTAACAACTTGGAAAGTTGGAGGATCTGGGAGATACGCCCAATATTTGGTTGGAATAGGGGAGGCGCTTACCTGACAGGAAAGCAAAGCAAGCATGGCAATAAACAGTTTCTCAGGAGAAGCTGGAGATCCCTGTAAGGAAGCTATTCCCCGTGCCTGGTGGCAGAGtgtttttatttgtccccaagtaggtatggaggcattccGGGTCGCCCGAGTCAGGCGGCCTGACACCCTTTTGTGAGGCAAAGGATCGGGAGGAGCAATATCCTGTATATGAAGTTGAGACATCTGCTTGGTGGGTGGATCCGTTCCTTGCTCATCCGGGATCTCCGATGTCAGTTGTCCCGACGCCGGCGGCGTTTCCCGTGCTGGCGGGGGGAGTGAAGGCAGAGGAGGTCCCTTCCTTTTTCGGGGTCGCGGCAGCTGGGGAATCCGGTATCCGAGGGGCTGAGACACGGCGAATCAATCTGTCTGGAAcccaaattggagaatctgcgTCCTGTGGAAAAATGCAAGCATATCCTCGACCACTGGTTAACAATGGGTCGGGACCTTTCCATTGTCCGGAAAGGAGGTCCTTCCATTtaactaatggttttgcattcagCTGCTCAGGGCACCAATGGCGAAGCATTGCAGTAATTCCGGCCGAAtcggcatttaaaatatttattacgaaaagagcatgttgcaagatttgatggggagagctatacttaaactccccttcttttaatttttgaatttggatttttaatgtttggtgtGCTCTTTCCACAATGGCTTGTCCTTGGGGATTATAAGgaatgcctgtattatgtttaatttgaaactttagacaaaatttctgaaaagacttagatgtgtaagcaggagcattatCGGTTTTCAAGGCTTTTGGCAGACCCATATATgagaaacaagtaaagagatgttgtattacATCTTTAACTGCTTCCCCTGTgcgagcagttgcaataataacgtgagaaaaagtatctacagttacatgaacaaaagacaattttccaaatgaagagacatgagttacatccatcTGCCAGAGTGCATTAGGTTTAAGACCgcgaggattaactcccataggtaaacTATTTACAGTAGTGGGACAATGAGAACAGGAACGAACAATCTCCCGAGCAGATTCTCGAGGAATCTGAAATTGATATCTTAGCGCAGTAGCATTTTGATGGTGGAGTGaatgagaggctctggcctcctcaatcacagtagccactgtacttctagttaacaagtcagccaaatcattaaaggcatttaaagggccgggcaatccggaatgagcccgaatgtgtcAAATAAAATATGCTCGGCTtcgtttccaaatttgctgctgcAGTTTAGTTAACAAGTGAAATATTGCAGTTTTGTTCTCGGGCAGGACCGCAGTCTCAATATGTGGaaacagcctgaccacatactgagaatcagagtaaagattaaattcctcctCTGCAAACGTAACAAAGGCCTCTATAACAGCTGTGAGTTCAGCTCTCTGGGCCGAAGTCTCCTGTGTGTGTAAAACTTTACGCTGATCTTTTGTAACTATAGAAGCTCTGCCATTAGCAGATCCGTCAGTAAAAACCATTTGAGCATCTGAGATGGGAGAGTATTTACATCTAACAGGAAAAATAACCGGGTGTTTAGACATAAAATttagcaaaacatgtgaaggtaaatgatgcagAATTTGGCCAAAATaatttcctatagcaatctgccaattctcatcaaacattagaagagcatcaagttgttctttattatatggaatcaCAATTTCTGCTggttctttaccaaataattcactATCCCTTTTAAGATGTACTTTTTCTGAATCCGGGGCAGGGTCTAAGACATCTCTAATGATATTCCATAAGGAAAAGGCGTCATTAGGCACCTTTTCTGAGCCATGTTCGGCATGGTAAGTTTTTAgctgttttcctactttctccCAGACATCTAAGTTAACAGAGCCTTCGTCTGGAAACCAGGGACAGTGTTCttgtacaaaggaaaaaaatgattgaatggtagattttttaactttaattcctcttttatttaataactgtaaaactactcctataaagagctgtctttcatttgattcagtgttacccatgtcagaaaattaagtataatagaggattttgcttttagctatcaaaagatcaggcctttctttggccttttaacttcagaaaccgttttctctaagtcttcaacactttcaacacttcccactcctcagccctgtctatcctacaggggggtccgcggcacccttgagtggggtcctagccgtcccgaacacTGGAAGGACAATAGAGCTGGtgacccagattgtcccgggggggaaacagaaggctgatgacccaaactgttccgaggggggagcagtagagctgatgacccaaactgctccgtgggggaacaagagagctgatgacccagttgttccgagaacggggagcaaatagagctgatgaccctaattgcagggagcttaccttcgaaaatcctgtctcgggcgccacctgccggggaccagccccggctgatccagggtattcgaaggagagacggctaggcgagggtcagggaataactgcttaattacactttaattaaggatacaaagagtaatagaataaggatagctcagtgaggaaattcagtggagaaaagcggctgaaataaggatagctcagtaagaaaattcagtggagaaaagaagctgagtggcttggtttacgcggaaaatcaatataacccgtgacaccaggttagctctgaccacggaggccgcaggcgccctctcgaatagcggaaggtgccccaccttagacaccttctcgagtgggtcttagaagcccaggcaaataaatggtcgcagaggacatccacgctccagatggacgctcagccagaagttaaagggaagaatgacatggggagaccaagtttcagtgaacaaggcccgcactttattttccaaagtagtttttataccttaagttatgcatagaggataatgggggaaggggtagagtcatgcagcaagccaggcttttttcctgtaaacttatcatatgcaaaagttcaggtgatagacatcatcttctggcccggaggcctgttaacattttaagaaacttatctttctctaaaggtgattattccaaagtcaggcgccagccttccaaaaagcattgaacaaagctgcattttacatttctatacacccattatatcaatcaatacactgccaaggacacagtaggagtatggaga
Proteins encoded in this region:
- the LOC123334034 gene encoding uncharacterized protein LOC123334034; the protein is MSQLHIQDIAPPDPLPHKRVSGRLTRATRNASIPTWGQIKTLCHQARGIASLQGSPASPEKLFIAMLALLSCQVSASPIPTKYWAYLPDPPTFQVVTWDNEPIRVNTDQPQLLGGSYTSYTRDKYPINFNYTFRGLTGDFPVCFNFPNDLRSFITPTKEGCVGASKKIIITDSWSLRHRSAWVLLARMPGILDPYVTLHSKSPPKYPNCYKVAPSEKVWNTIDSRTGYPTWTSCTYDSRIDYRIPGGGDYTIQDWSNPNPGEDPLANDTFEGRFENWDRIPLPWPTHATRRHRNQFVPPMLSYTTKKQTYWQPDIWRALAATAPVSLYRPDSNSTYSVLACLPSPYVFLFTNDSKKLNVRMNYSGGPNIVTCEQCMLSSCLTPQYNVCSFVVLQRPPYLMIPVTVTSHWYDNYGLAVLQQLRDLMRQRRFVGLLILGISALIAAITSVTAAAISLSQQVHTAQYVDTMSKNVSLTLATQEVIDRKLEMRVDALEEAIMHIGTELQALKVKMALSCHADYRWICVTSLKVNET